A single Chaetodon trifascialis isolate fChaTrf1 chromosome 18, fChaTrf1.hap1, whole genome shotgun sequence DNA region contains:
- the rdh10a gene encoding retinol dehydrogenase 10-A, with protein sequence MMIIIAEFFVVILKVLWAFVTAGAKWVVRPKEKSVAGQVCVITGAGSGLGRLFAKEFARRRAILVLWDINSQSNEETAEMVRQIYHELDTPITKDGPVGGVEEVPPFQPQVYTYVCDVGKRESVYSTAEKVRREVGEVDILINNAGVVSGHHLLECPDELIERTMVVNCHAHFWTTKAFLPKMLELNHGHIVTVASSLGLFSTAGVEDYCASKFGAIGFHESLSHELKASEKDGINMTLVCPYLVDTGMFKGCRIRKEIEPFLPPLKPEFCVKQAMRAILTDQPMICTPRIVYMVNFMKSILPFEAIVCMYRFLGADKCMYPFLAQRKEAMNNNEAKNGI encoded by the exons ATGATGATAATTATTGCGGAGTTCTTCGTGGTCATTTTGAAGGTGCTCTGGGCTTTTGTGACTGCCGGGGCGAAGTGGGTTGTGCGGCCCAAGGAGAAGAGCGTGGCGGGACAGGTGTGCGTGATCACCGGGGCTGGAAGCGGCCTCGGGCGGCTCTTCGCCAAGGAGTTCGCCCGGAGACGAGCGATTCTGGTGTTATGGGACATAAACAGCCAAAGCAACGAGGAAACGGCGGAGATGGTGCGGCAGATATACCATGAACTGGACACTCCCATAACCAAAGACG GGCCTGTTGGAGGGGTAGAGGAGGTCCCCCCTTTCCAGCCGCAGGTCTACACctatgtgtgtgatgtggggAAGAGGGAGAGTGTGTATTCTACAGCTGAGAAGGTGCGGCGAGAGGTGGGAGAGGTGGACATACTGATCAACAACGCCGGCGTGGTCTCTGGACATCACCTCCTCGAGTGTCCCGATGAGCTGATCGAGCGCACCATGGTGGTCAACTGTCACGCACACTTCTGG ACCACCAAGGCGTTTCTCCCCAAGATGCTGGAGCTGAATCATGGTCACATTGTGACGGTTGCCAGCTCCCTGGGTTTATTCAGCACAGCTGGAGTGGAG GATTACTGCGCCAGCAAGTTCGGTGCCATTGGCTTCCACGAGTCACTGAGCCATGAGCTGAAGGCCTCGGAGAAGGACGGCATCAACATGACTCTGGTGTGCCCTTACCTGGTGGACACGGGAATGTTCAAAGGCTGCAGGATAAG GAAGGAGATTGAGCCTTTTCTGCCTCCCCTGAAGCCAGAGTTCTGTGTGAAACAGGCCATGAGAGCCATCCTCACCGACCAGCCCATGATCTGTACGCCTCGCATCGTCTACATGGTCAACTTCATGAAAAG CATCCTGCCCTTCGAGGCCATTGTGTGCATGTACCGGTTCCTGGGCGCCGACAAATGCATGTATCCCTTCCTAGCCCAGAGAAAGGAGGCCATGAACAACAATGAGGCTAAGAATGGGATCTAG
- the rpl7 gene encoding large ribosomal subunit protein uL30 — translation MADAEKKVPAVPESLLKRRKAFATMKAFRIKKMLAEKKARKVTRKLIYKRAEKYHKEYRQMYRREIRQGRTARKVGNFYVPAEPKLAFVIRIRGINGVSPKVRKVLQLLRLRQIFNGVFVKLNKASINMLRIAEPYIAWGYPNLKSVRELIYKRGHGRMRKQRIALTDNALVEKALGKYGIICVEDLIHEIYTVGKNFKPANNFLWPFKLSSPRGGMNKKTTHFVEGGDAGNREDQINRMIRRMN, via the exons ATGGCGGACGCAGA aaaaaaagttccgGCGGTCCCTGAGAGCCTTTTGAAAAGGCGTAAGGCCTTCGCCACCATGAAGGCCTTTCGTATCAAGAAGATGCTGGCTGAGAAAAAG GCCCGCAAAGTGACCAGGAAACTGATCTATAAGAGGGCTGAGAAGTACCACAAGGAGTACAGGCAGATGTACAGGCGTGAGATCCGTCAGGGTCGTACTGCTCGCAAAGTGGGAAACTTCTATGTGCCCGCGGAGCCCAAACTGGCCTTTGTCATCAGAATCAGAGG TATCAACGGTGTCAGCCCCAAGGTCCGCAaagttctgcagctgctccgTCTGCGCCAGATCTTCAATGGTGTGTTCGTCAAGCTGAACAAAGCTTCAATCAACATGCTCAGGATTGCTGAACCCTACATTGCCTGGGG GTATCCCAACCTGAAGTCTGTGCGTGAGCTCATCTACAAACGTGGCCATGGCAGGATGAGGAAACAGCGCATCGCCCTCACAGACAATGCTCTGGTGGAGAAGGCCCTCG GCAAATACGGCATCATCTGTGTTGAGGACCTCATCCATGAGATTTACACAGTTGGAAAGAACTTCAAGCCCGCCAACAACTTCCTGTGGCCCTTCAAGCTGTCGTCACCTCGTGGTGGTATGAACAAGAAGACCACACACTTTGTGGAGGGAGGAGACGCTGGCAACAGGGAGGATCAGATCAACAGAATGATCAGGAGGATGAACTGA